One window of Psychrobacillus sp. FSL H8-0483 genomic DNA carries:
- a CDS encoding SDR family oxidoreductase, whose translation MSISLKTLFSLTGKTALITGGAGYLGTAMCEALAEQGADIIIASRDFQKCNQLVLELSEQYPNQKFNAMELDLLDKESIKSCVEKIDKLDILVNNAWSGNKNSFDSISDEDWEYDIDMSLNSVFRLVKATQHLLKDSQGVILNTASMYGHVAPDYRLYNEEKYTNPPSYGAAKAGVIQFSKYLSSFLAPYNIRVNCISPGPFPFPETQKDEEFIKRLSSKNPLNRIGQPHELKGVVALLCSDASSYMTGQNICVDGGWGAW comes from the coding sequence ATGAGTATTTCTTTAAAAACACTATTTAGCTTAACAGGAAAAACCGCATTGATAACAGGAGGAGCAGGTTACCTTGGCACAGCAATGTGTGAAGCTTTAGCAGAACAAGGGGCAGATATTATTATTGCGAGTAGAGATTTTCAAAAATGTAATCAGTTAGTTCTCGAATTAAGTGAACAGTATCCAAATCAAAAGTTTAATGCAATGGAGTTAGATTTGTTAGATAAGGAGTCTATTAAGTCGTGTGTAGAGAAAATAGATAAGTTGGATATTTTAGTTAACAATGCTTGGTCAGGTAATAAAAATTCATTTGACTCTATTTCTGATGAAGATTGGGAATACGATATTGATATGAGTTTGAATTCGGTATTTAGATTGGTGAAGGCTACTCAACATTTATTAAAAGATTCTCAAGGTGTAATTTTAAATACTGCATCAATGTATGGTCATGTTGCACCAGATTATAGATTGTACAATGAAGAAAAGTATACAAATCCACCTAGTTATGGGGCTGCAAAAGCTGGAGTAATTCAATTTAGTAAATATCTATCAAGTTTTTTAGCACCTTATAATATTCGCGTTAATTGTATAAGTCCAGGACCATTCCCATTTCCAGAAACACAAAAGGATGAGGAATTTATAAAAAGATTAAGCTCAAAAAATCCGTTGAATAGAATTGGACAACCACATGAACTAAAAGGCGTAGTTGCCCTTTTATGCTCTGATGCGTCATCTTATATGACTGGGCAAAATATTTGTGTTGATGGAGGATGGGGAGCTTGGTAA
- a CDS encoding Gfo/Idh/MocA family oxidoreductase codes for MKSVAIIGAGQLGSRHLQGITKYKNELNIYIVDPFEESLEISKQRFLEVNSHENKRLISLQSIVGLPQELDFVIISTNSKQRLQALRELLNNSHVKYLLLEKFLFPLIDEYDEALSLIRENGVNTYVNCARRMWPNYQELRDVLFNEKNIKLEVQGSNWNLGSNSIHFLDLFFYLTGESNVNIDISGLDDDILENKRPGYIEFSGTLKVISESGHQLNLTSVINSSLESKIKIQWNERVINISEQKQEINIDGTINKFPVYYQSELTNKVFEQLIQTGACSLVPFERAVQDHLILLKAFNDFQGDRVGEIT; via the coding sequence ATGAAATCCGTAGCAATTATAGGGGCTGGACAATTAGGAAGTCGACATCTTCAAGGTATTACAAAGTATAAAAATGAATTAAATATATATATAGTCGATCCTTTTGAGGAATCACTTGAAATAAGTAAACAAAGGTTTTTAGAGGTAAATAGTCATGAGAATAAAAGACTTATTAGTTTGCAGTCAATTGTAGGATTACCACAAGAATTAGATTTCGTAATAATATCAACAAATTCTAAGCAACGTTTGCAAGCTTTAAGAGAGTTATTAAACAATTCTCATGTTAAATATTTATTGTTGGAAAAATTTTTATTTCCATTAATTGATGAATATGATGAGGCTCTCTCATTAATAAGAGAAAATGGAGTTAATACTTATGTAAACTGTGCAAGAAGAATGTGGCCGAATTATCAAGAATTAAGAGATGTTCTATTTAATGAAAAGAATATTAAACTCGAGGTGCAAGGGAGTAATTGGAACTTAGGAAGTAATTCTATTCATTTTCTAGATCTGTTCTTTTATTTAACAGGCGAAAGTAATGTAAATATCGATATCTCAGGATTAGATGATGACATTCTAGAAAATAAAAGACCTGGCTACATAGAATTTTCTGGCACACTAAAAGTAATTTCAGAATCAGGTCATCAGTTAAACCTTACATCAGTAATTAATAGCTCTTTAGAATCAAAAATTAAAATTCAATGGAATGAACGCGTTATTAATATTAGTGAACAAAAGCAAGAAATTAATATAGATGGGACGATTAATAAATTTCCAGTGTATTATCAGAGTGAATTGACCAATAAGGTTTTTGAACAGTTGATTCAAACGGGAGCATGCTCTCTTGTTCCATTTGAAAGAGCAGTTCAGGACCATCTAATTCTATTGAAGGCTTTTAATGATTTTCAAGGTGATCGAGTAGGAGAGATAACATGA
- a CDS encoding acylneuraminate cytidylyltransferase family protein, whose protein sequence is MIENKKVLAIIPARGGSKSIPKKNIVQFNGKPLIAWTIETALKTNEIDKVIVSTDCSEIANVSTKHGAEVQIRPSKLASDDALVIETIKYVLEELKKSNEQFDYIVLLEATSPLRLPEDVSKCIQKIEIDKLDSIATYKEADLNPHRAWKIEDGIPNTFIEGVIPWLPRQKLPKAYQLNGAVYVVKVKELMQSSRELVLGKKGAIIMPKERSVDIDDSIDFIIAETIMKKNEERGNFL, encoded by the coding sequence TTGATAGAAAATAAAAAAGTTTTAGCTATAATACCTGCACGCGGAGGTAGTAAATCTATACCAAAGAAAAATATTGTGCAATTTAATGGGAAACCTTTAATTGCATGGACAATAGAAACAGCACTGAAAACAAATGAAATTGATAAAGTAATTGTTTCTACAGATTGTTCAGAAATTGCAAATGTTTCTACTAAGCATGGTGCAGAAGTCCAAATTAGACCTAGTAAATTGGCAAGTGACGATGCTCTAGTAATTGAAACAATTAAATATGTTTTAGAAGAATTAAAAAAATCAAATGAACAATTCGATTATATTGTATTACTTGAAGCCACTTCACCCCTTAGATTACCAGAAGATGTAAGTAAATGTATTCAGAAAATCGAAATAGATAAATTAGATTCAATTGCTACATATAAGGAGGCTGATTTGAATCCTCATAGAGCGTGGAAGATTGAAGATGGTATACCGAATACATTTATTGAGGGAGTAATTCCGTGGTTACCACGTCAAAAATTACCCAAAGCATATCAATTAAATGGAGCAGTTTACGTGGTAAAAGTGAAAGAACTTATGCAATCTAGTAGAGAGTTAGTTCTTGGTAAAAAAGGCGCTATAATAATGCCAAAAGAAAGATCAGTTGACATTGATGATTCAATAGATTTTATAATTGCAGAGACCATTATGAAAAAAAATGAGGAGAGAGGTAATTTTTTATGA
- a CDS encoding Gfo/Idh/MocA family oxidoreductase has product MVTRIGLLGLSEGNGHPYSFSAIINGFDEVGFGKSGWDVIYNYVKKRDISEFGISNAKVTHIWTQNEVLSKNIAISCKIETVVSNYEDMIGKIDGVIIARDDYENHYKMARPFLESGIKVFIDKPLTLDMEELKYFKKYLLNGQLMSVAGLRFAKELDDTRAGISEFGNLKVIQSSIIINWEKYGIHIIDGVLGLLDEQPISIEFINSAANLYVVTFKSGLVWTINILEDAPKTFNIEVWGTNKRCSVEIEDNFTMFRRMLYRFVKLVEEEEVLYNPNNTFISIALLIAGRISKTEKRIVELTEIYSDIEFEGSL; this is encoded by the coding sequence TTGGTAACTCGAATAGGTCTTTTAGGCTTATCAGAGGGAAACGGTCATCCTTATTCATTTAGTGCCATCATAAATGGATTTGATGAAGTAGGATTTGGAAAATCTGGTTGGGATGTAATCTATAACTATGTCAAAAAGCGTGATATTTCAGAGTTTGGAATAAGTAATGCGAAAGTAACACATATTTGGACACAAAATGAAGTTCTTAGTAAGAACATTGCGATATCTTGTAAAATTGAAACTGTAGTTTCTAATTACGAGGATATGATTGGTAAGATAGATGGTGTAATAATTGCAAGAGATGATTATGAAAACCACTATAAGATGGCCAGACCATTTCTAGAGTCAGGTATTAAAGTTTTTATAGACAAGCCATTAACTTTAGACATGGAAGAATTAAAGTATTTTAAGAAATACCTTTTAAATGGACAATTGATGTCAGTTGCTGGTTTACGTTTTGCAAAAGAATTAGACGACACAAGAGCAGGAATTAGTGAATTCGGAAATCTAAAGGTAATTCAATCTTCAATAATTATTAATTGGGAGAAATACGGTATACATATAATAGACGGGGTATTAGGATTATTAGATGAACAACCAATTTCAATTGAATTTATAAATTCAGCTGCAAATTTATATGTGGTTACATTCAAAAGCGGTTTAGTTTGGACTATTAATATTCTTGAAGATGCACCTAAAACTTTTAATATAGAAGTTTGGGGAACTAATAAACGTTGTAGTGTAGAAATTGAAGATAATTTTACAATGTTTAGAAGAATGTTGTATCGTTTTGTCAAGCTTGTAGAGGAAGAAGAAGTACTTTACAATCCCAATAATACTTTTATCTCTATAGCACTATTAATAGCAGGTAGGATATCTAAAACAGAAAAGAGAATTGTAGAGCTAACTGAAATATATTCAGACATAGAATTTGAGGGGTCGTTGTGA
- a CDS encoding SDR family oxidoreductase: MKKSFYDLFNLTGKTAIVTGGAGILGSHFCMGLADAGADVAVIDINIEAAQSVVKQINDNYRGKAIPFYCDLTSEESVKQMVQAVVDEFGEINILHNNAAGKSSDLNAFFAPFEDYDLDQWKEIMNTNLDSMFLVAKHVGKVMKEQGKGGSIIQTSSIYGVMGPDNRIYEGSYYLDRQINTPAIYATSKAGVVGLTKYLATYWAKDGIRVNTITPGGVESGQNDTFKQNYSNRIPLGRMAQPEEMTGALVYLASDASSYVTGQNIIVDGGLSAW, translated from the coding sequence GTGAAAAAATCATTTTATGATTTATTTAATTTAACTGGAAAAACAGCAATTGTGACAGGTGGGGCGGGTATCCTAGGTAGTCATTTTTGTATGGGTCTCGCCGATGCAGGTGCAGATGTAGCTGTAATTGACATAAATATTGAAGCTGCACAATCAGTTGTGAAACAAATAAATGATAATTATCGTGGAAAAGCAATACCTTTTTATTGTGATTTAACTTCGGAGGAATCTGTTAAACAAATGGTACAAGCAGTTGTAGATGAATTTGGCGAAATAAATATTTTACATAATAATGCAGCAGGAAAATCAAGTGACTTAAACGCTTTTTTCGCTCCATTTGAAGATTATGATTTGGATCAGTGGAAAGAAATTATGAACACCAACTTGGATAGTATGTTTCTTGTTGCCAAACATGTTGGAAAAGTGATGAAGGAACAAGGTAAAGGTGGATCTATTATCCAAACATCCTCCATTTATGGAGTTATGGGTCCTGATAATCGTATTTATGAAGGGTCCTATTATTTAGATAGACAGATAAATACACCAGCTATATATGCAACTTCGAAAGCGGGAGTAGTAGGCCTCACTAAATACTTAGCAACTTATTGGGCAAAAGATGGTATTCGAGTAAATACGATTACCCCAGGTGGAGTAGAAAGTGGTCAAAATGATACATTCAAACAAAACTACAGTAATCGTATCCCATTAGGTAGAATGGCACAACCAGAGGAAATGACCGGTGCATTAGTTTATCTAGCTTCTGATGCATCAAGCTACGTAACGGGACAAAATATCATTGTGGATGGTGGATTGAGTGCTTGGTGA
- a CDS encoding nucleotidyltransferase family protein — protein MKNWRSILVNENSTLLETMKIIDDSTMQFAAVVDKNQSLLGTVTDGDIRRGILRGEGLDVPIRQIMNPSPICASIENTYRDCLNLLKKHKLKQIPILSEDNKIIDIIFADDDPATKNNENTVILMAGGLGTRLRPLTENIPKPMLNVGNKPILETIIEGFKQYGFTNFIISVNYKKEVIQDYFLDGAAFGVSISYIEENKRMGTAGALSLLKEKPTSPIFVMNGDLLTQVNFEQLLYFHEDTEAVATMCVREYEYQIPYGVIEIDGQRLTSIKEKPVHRSFVNAGIYVISPEAFDLIPKDEFYDMPELFKRLMDKGENVSSFPIREYWLDIGRMDDFEKANNEFFENESRFTF, from the coding sequence ATGAAAAATTGGAGAAGCATCTTAGTCAATGAAAATAGCACACTTTTAGAAACGATGAAAATCATCGATGACTCCACCATGCAATTTGCGGCAGTTGTAGATAAGAACCAAAGTTTACTTGGAACCGTAACGGATGGAGATATTCGTAGAGGGATATTAAGAGGAGAAGGATTGGATGTTCCGATTAGACAAATCATGAATCCTTCTCCTATTTGTGCTTCCATTGAAAATACATATAGGGATTGCTTAAATTTACTAAAAAAGCATAAATTAAAGCAAATTCCGATTCTTAGTGAAGATAATAAAATTATTGATATTATTTTTGCAGATGACGATCCAGCTACAAAAAATAATGAAAATACGGTAATTTTAATGGCAGGTGGTCTTGGCACACGCTTGCGCCCATTAACAGAAAATATTCCAAAGCCAATGCTAAACGTAGGAAATAAACCAATTTTAGAAACAATTATTGAAGGTTTTAAGCAATATGGCTTTACTAATTTTATAATATCCGTCAATTACAAAAAGGAAGTTATTCAAGATTATTTTCTAGATGGGGCTGCTTTCGGAGTGTCGATATCTTATATAGAAGAAAATAAAAGAATGGGAACGGCAGGAGCTTTGTCATTGTTAAAAGAAAAACCTACTAGCCCTATTTTTGTAATGAATGGTGATTTGCTAACACAAGTCAATTTTGAACAGCTTTTATACTTTCACGAGGATACAGAAGCAGTGGCAACAATGTGTGTGCGAGAATATGAATACCAAATTCCATATGGCGTTATTGAAATCGATGGACAGCGGTTGACTTCAATTAAAGAAAAACCAGTACATAGAAGTTTTGTAAATGCAGGGATTTACGTGATTAGTCCAGAAGCGTTTGATTTAATACCTAAAGATGAATTTTATGACATGCCGGAATTGTTTAAGCGATTAATGGACAAGGGCGAAAATGTTTCGTCATTTCCAATTCGTGAGTATTGGTTAGATATTGGTCGTATGGATGATTTTGAAAAAGCAAATAATGAGTTTTTTGAAAATGAAAGTAGGTTTACATTTTGA